Proteins from a single region of Ziziphus jujuba cultivar Dongzao chromosome 1, ASM3175591v1:
- the LOC107410612 gene encoding low-temperature-induced cysteine proteinase: MDSLKIEFSILFFIWASLTCLSSSLSSEYSIIGHELDRFPSEEGVVELFELWKQKHSKVYKHSEEAERRFQNFKKNLKYVLEKNAQRSSSIAHRVGLNRFADMSNEEFKNVYLSSVKKPINKMRNSNLKRNMRGRIQSCDAPSALDWRKKGVVTAVKNQASCGSCWAFSSTGAIEGINAIVTGDLISLSEQELVDCDTTNDGCEGGYMDYAFEWVINNGGIDSEANYPYTGVDGTCNTEKEDTKVVTIDGYQDVGDSDSDLLCATVQQPISVGMDGSALDFQLYTGGIYDGDCSNNVDDIDHAVLVVGYGSEGHIDYWIVKNSWGTSWGINGYFYIRRNTNITNGVCAINAMASYPTKESSSPSPYPSPTGPPPPPPPPPPPPPPSPSPSDCGDFSYCPSDETCCCIFEFYDFCLIYGCCEYQNAVCCTDTEYCCPSDYPICDVEEGLCLKNYGDYLGVAAKKRKMAKHKFPWTKLEETEKTHQPLLWKRNQQFAALR; encoded by the exons ATGGATTCCCTGAAAATCGAGTTTTCCATCCTTTTCTTCATCTGGGCATCACTTACATGCTTATCTTCCAGCCTCTCTAGCGAATACTCTATAATAGGTCATGAACTGGACCGGTTTCCTTCAGAAGAGGGAGTGGTTGAGCTTTTCGAACTATGGAAGCAGAAGCACAGCAAGGTATACAAGCATTCAGAAGAAGCAGAGCGGAGGTTTCAGAATTTCAAGAAGAACCTCAAGTATGTATTGGAGAAGAATGCACAGAGAAGTTCATCCATTGCTCATAGGGTGGGGTTGAATAGGTTTGCTGATATGAGCAACGAGGAGTTCAAGAATGTTTATTTGTCAAGTGTGAAAAAGCCCATCAACAAAATGAGGAATTCTAATCTCAAAAGGAATATGCGGGGAAGAATTCAATCTTGTGATGCACCTTCAGCTTTGGATTGGAGGAAAAAAGGGGTTGTGACTGCTGTTAAGAACCAAGCAAGTTGTG GAAGTTGTTGGGCTTTCTCTTCGACTGGAGCCATCGAAGGAATAAATGCCATTGTAACTGGTGACCTTATAAGCCTTTCAGAACAAGAACTTGTGGATTGTGATACTACCAATGATGGATGTGAAGGAGGCTATATGGACTATGCTTTTGAATGGGTTATTAACAATGGTGGTATTGATTCAGAAGCTAATTACCCTTATACTGGTGTGGATGGTACCTGCAATACTGAAAAG GAGGATACCAAAGTTGTCACCATTGATGGTTATCAAGATGTAGGTGATTCAGATAGTGACCTCTTGTGCGCCACTGTTCAGCAACCCATTAGTGTTGGCATGGATGGTTCTGCATTGGATTTTCAGCTTTACACTGGA GGAATTTATGATGGTGATTGCTCGAACAATGTAGATGACATTGACCATGCTGTTTTGGTAGTGGGATATGGCTCGGAAGGTCATATAGATTATTGGATAGTGAAGAATTCATGGGGAACTAGTTGGGGAATTAATGGATACTTTTATATAAGAAGGAATACTAATATAACCAACGGGGTTTGTGCTATCAATGCCATGGCTTCCTATCCCACCAAAGAATcatcttcaccatctccttaTCCATCACCAACAGGTCCTCCTCCACCGcctcctcctccaccaccaccaccacctccttcTCCCTCACCAAGTGATTGTGGAGACTTTTCCTATTGTCCAAGTGATGAGACTTGCTGTTGCATTTTTGAATTCTATGATTTCTGCCTCATCTATGGTTGTTGTGAATATCAAAATGCGGTTTGTTGCACCGATACTGAATACTGCTGCCCAAGTGACTATCCCATTTGTGATGTTGAAGAAGGGCTATGCCTCAAG aaCTATGGAGACTACTTGGGAGTGGCGGCAAAGAAGCGAAAAATGGCAAAGCACAAGTTCCCATGGACCAAGCTAGAGGAAACAGAGAAGACACACCAACCCCTTCTGTGGAAGAGGAATCAGCAGTTTGCTGCATTGCGCTGA
- the LOC107411339 gene encoding LOW QUALITY PROTEIN: uncharacterized protein LOC107411339 (The sequence of the model RefSeq protein was modified relative to this genomic sequence to represent the inferred CDS: deleted 2 bases in 1 codon), whose product MEERKLNFNARLLSVRRFATISVPTEKESGKIIENSPPTTEHVLSPHESYFNMDQVTEPAALVPFHWEQIPGKAKDGKKAGPQRLKEEPSITPRLPPGKVLNAMKQSSGMDSAYQNGTRPRIKAYSFNDELMESKCSKEGPNQRGGLGMEDDNDIYSDALETLSSNESVSLNCSASGLSGYDGTDVKQSGTFSTDSQTRDFMMRRFLPAAKAMVLDSPHYATARRQPMAPEQPREIKKMVNEDKTSVHNEIDSNVVPQFGQHQEEEESEDEVSEYDESPNISAKGCGLFPRLRLSNSLCLLNPVPGMKVRTRAHTPPTHEVARAGRKTNKQSEYKTVNKHALDVAYKQKSDRGFRSAELQAVKSKGTDESRRFAYSGELQKGRSPPFLQPRSAGVSPFRNAACQSPFRGQSDRGIRSGELQVVKNRLVAESSRFAYSGELPKGRISPFRQPRSGGISPFRNEAHESPFRGESDRGVLSAELQAVKSKLSCESSRFTFSGDLQNGRTSPFRQSRSGGISPYRNEARQSPFREVGLLGIPKEGNIKTSSRTNLYSRSSNKFQDVQKNKQGHFRVPAIEKTVYVDTVNNNIAERSYPNSGSIASKGPMDSASEEFEKFLEQRGIEETSTSESLFQEVKCPNIVGRESILEPQVFHSVDDKQSRLSEISHFKAQAVMEASRLGIGREIKSLDLPKLLTANGNADINTGQIVKADVEDINTSFVTSPLPPPLPKSPSESWLWRTLPSVSMKNPISHMNLGLLTKKTESKTSSTNTKWETIVKTSKLNHDHARYSEELIGHISQQSKT is encoded by the exons ATGGAGGAAAGGAAACTCAACTTTAATGCTCGACTTCTGTCTGTGAGGCGATTTGCTACAATATCAGTGCCCACGGAAAAAGAGAGTGGGAAGATAATTGAAAACTCCCCTCCCACCACAGAACATGTTCTTTCTCCTCATGAATCATACTTTAATATGGATCAGGTAACAGAGCCTGCTGCACTAGTTCCTTTTCATTGGGAGCAGATTCCTGGAAAAGCAAAGGATGGCAAGAAAGCTGGACCTCAGCGTTTGAAGGAGGAGCCTTCTATTACTCCTAGGCTTCCTCCCGGAAAAGTTTTGAATGCCATGAAACAATCTTCAGGCATGGATTCTGCATACCAAAATGGCACTAGGCCCCGAATTAAAGCATATTCTTTCAATGACGAATTGATGGAATCGAAGTGCTCAAAAGAAGGACCAAATCAGAGAGGGGGATTGGGAATGGAGGACGACAATGACATTTATTCTGATGCACTTGAGACGCTGTCTTCTAACGAGTCTGTTTCCTTGAACTGCAGTGCAAGTGGTCTGAGTGGATATGATGGTACAGATGTGAAACAATCTGGAACTTTCTCTACAGATTCACAAACTCGAGACTTCATGATGAGGCGCTTCTTACCTGCAGCCAAGGCAATGGTATTGGATTCACCGCATTATGCTACTGCAAGGAGGCAACCCATGGCGCCTGAACAACCTAGAGAAATCAAAAAGATGGTCAATGAGGATAAAACATCTGTACATAATGAAATAGATTCTAATGTGGTGCCACAGTTTGGACAGCatcaagaggaagaagaaagtgaAGATGAAGTTTCTGAATATGATGAATCCCCAAATATTTCAGCCAAAGGTTGTGGGTTATTTCCTCGGTTGCGCCTTAGTAATTCATTGTGCCTCTTAAATCCAGTGCCAGGGATGAAAGTTAGAACCCGGGCTCACACGCCTCCCACCCATGAGGTTGCAAGAGCAGGCAGAAAGACTAATAAGCAATCCGAGTATAAAACTGTCAACAAG CATGCTCTTGATGTGGCCTATAAGCAAAAATCAGACCGGGGATTTCGATCAGCTGAGCTGCAGGCAGTCAAGAGCAAGGGGACAGATGAATCCAGACGGTTTGCCTACTCAGGTGAGCTGCAAAAAGGTAGATCACCTCCCTTCCTACAACCAAGGAGTGCTGGTGTATCTCCTTTCCGGAATGCTGCATGTCAGTCTCCCTTTCGTGGACAGTCAGACCGTGGAATTCGATCAGGTGAGCTGCAGGTGGTCAAGAACAGGTTGGTTGCTGAGTCGAGTCGGTTTGCATACTCAGGTGAGCTGCCAAAAGGTAGGATATCTCCCTTCCGACAGCCACGAAGCGGTGGTATATCACCCTTCAGGAACGAAGCACATGAGTCTCCTTTTCGTGGAGAATCAGACCGTGGAGTCCTGTCAGCTGAGTTGCAGGCGGTCAAGAGCAAGTTGTCTTGTGAATCCAGTCGGTTTACATTCTCGGGTGACCTGCAAAACGGTAGGACATCTCCCTTCCGACAGTCCCGAAGTGGTGGAATATCTCCCTACAGGAATGAAGCCCGTCAGTCTCCCTTCCGTGAAGTGgggcttcttggaattccaaaGGAAGGGAACATCAAAACCAGTAGTAGGACCAATCTGTATAGCAGAAGCAGTAACAAGTTTCAGgatgtacaaaaaaataaacagggCCATTTTCGA GTCCCTGCCATTGAGAAGACAGTGTATGTAGATACTGTGAACAATAACATTGCTGAGAGATCATATCCAAATTCAGGTTCCATAGCTTCCAAAGGACCAATGGACTCTGCTAGTGaggaatttgagaaatttttagagCAGAGGGGTATTGAAGAAACTTCTACTTCAGAATCTTTATTTCAAGAAGTTAAGTGTCCAAATATTGTGGGAAGAGAGAGCATTTTGGAACCTCAAGTCTTTCACTCTGTTGATGACAAACAATCCAGACTTTCTGAAATATCACATTTCAAAGCCCAAGCTGTCATGGAGGCCTCTCGATTAGGAATTGGTCGAGAAATTAAATCCTTGGATTTGCCAAAATTATTAACTGCTAATGGAAATGCAGACATTAATACTGGTCAGATTGTAAAGGCAGATGTAGAAGATATTAATACCAGTTTTGTAACTTCTCCTCTTCCTCCACCTTTACCAAAATCACCTTCCGAGTCTTGGCTTTGGCGTACCCTCCCTTCAGTTTCTATGAAGAATCCAATTTCACACATGAATCTTGGTCTTCTTACTAAAAAGACGGAGTCCAAGACGTCGTCCACTAACACCAAGTGGGAAACAATTGTAAAGACTTCTAAATTGAATCACGATCATGCGCGTTATTCTGAG GAATTAATTGGTCATATTTCTCAGCAATCCAAAACTTAG
- the LOC107411033 gene encoding protein PHOSPHATE STARVATION RESPONSE 1 has product MKDRRLEIGVQGKIERSEEEAENTSSSAALLSSRKCSSFDLNEAAVGENDIITTMEEDDVKIAEEDSSLSANYNSSATSSTSAEDEEPKPKVREYLRSKMPRLRWTPDLHHSFVHAVEQLGGQERATPKLVLQLMKVRGLSIAHVKSHLQMYRSKKIDEAGQALQSYGSIGHGRNPCNAL; this is encoded by the exons ATGAAAGATCGTAGATTGGAGATTGGTGTACaaggaaaaattgaaagaagTGAGGAAGAAGCCGAAAACACATCATCATCTGCAGCCTTACTCTCTTCCCGGAAGTGTtcatcctttgatttaaatgaAGCAGCCGTCGGCGAAAATGATATAATAACGACAATGGAAGAAGATGATGTAAAAATAGCAGAAGAGGATTCATCATTGTCAGCTAATTATAATTCCTCAGCCACAAGTAGTACTAGTGCTGAAGATGAGGAACCAAAGCCTAAAGTTAGGGAATATCTTAGATCCAAAATGCCTCGCCTCCGGTGGACTCCGGACCTGCATCACTCTTTTGTGCATGCTGTTGAACAGCTTGGTGGACAAGAAA GAGCAACTCCCAAGTTAGTTCTTCAGCTAATGAAAGTGAGAGGACTTAGCATCGCACATGTAAAGAGTCACTTGCAG ATGTACCGAAGCAAGAAGATTGACGAGGCTGGCCAAG CATTGCAATCATACGGATCAATTGGGCATGGAAGAAATCCTTGTAATGCGCTATAA